One genomic window of Cupriavidus malaysiensis includes the following:
- a CDS encoding LysR family transcriptional regulator produces the protein MAHPALDLRLLRSLMAVARHGGVTAAADALGLTQPALSQHLRELAAQLGVPLFARVGRTLELTEAGRQLVQALEPVLEQLERVVAGAAAPRRQVTGILRVGAIHTYLSALVMPAVQALLAAHPELEVQVSEFSAAEVDRALLDGQIDLGLAFREHPGPRLADAVPKRIARTALFRETLALIAPAPRLPAPEPAMTPRELAALPLALLPRRFAMRRQLDAAATAAGVQLHPRLEGPSVDALLRAVLGGNLYTVASPLALHVAGSRGGGFAGLAHLPLALPGFTRTAALHRRHGRPDGAAASAFVEMLGTAVAGAAAGGFVTSC, from the coding sequence ATGGCCCATCCGGCACTCGACCTGCGTCTGCTGCGCAGTCTGATGGCGGTGGCGCGCCATGGCGGCGTGACCGCGGCCGCCGATGCGCTCGGCCTGACGCAGCCGGCCCTGTCCCAGCACCTGCGCGAGCTGGCGGCACAGCTCGGCGTTCCGCTGTTCGCACGCGTCGGCCGCACCCTGGAGTTGACCGAAGCGGGGCGGCAACTGGTGCAGGCGCTCGAGCCGGTGCTCGAGCAACTGGAGCGGGTGGTGGCCGGCGCGGCTGCGCCGCGCCGGCAGGTGACGGGCATACTGCGCGTCGGCGCCATCCACACCTATCTGTCCGCGCTGGTCATGCCCGCCGTGCAGGCCTTGCTGGCCGCGCACCCGGAACTGGAAGTGCAGGTGTCGGAGTTCTCGGCCGCCGAGGTCGACCGTGCGCTGCTGGATGGCCAGATCGATCTCGGCCTCGCCTTCCGCGAACACCCCGGCCCCCGCCTGGCCGATGCGGTACCGAAACGCATCGCCCGCACAGCCCTGTTCCGCGAAACATTGGCGCTGATCGCTCCCGCACCACGCCTGCCGGCGCCCGAGCCCGCCATGACGCCGCGCGAGCTGGCCGCACTGCCGCTCGCGCTGCTGCCGCGACGCTTCGCCATGCGGCGCCAGCTCGACGCCGCCGCGACTGCCGCCGGTGTCCAGCTGCACCCGCGGCTCGAAGGCCCCAGCGTCGACGCGCTGCTGCGTGCCGTGCTCGGCGGCAATCTTTACACAGTGGCCAGTCCGCTGGCGCTGCATGTCGCGGGGTCGCGCGGCGGCGGCTTCGCCGGACTGGCGCATCTGCCGCTCGCACTGCCGGGATTTACGCGTACGGCGGCGCTGCACCGCCGGCACGGCCGCCCGGACGGCGCTGCCGCATCTGCCTTTGTCGAGATGCTGGGCACGGCGGTGGCGGGTGCCGCCGCCGGCGGATTCGTGACATCTTGCTGA
- a CDS encoding polysaccharide deacetylase family protein — translation MPTTPSHPEAPARRRFLGQAALLGAALPGLAAAQAQDAGGGSPHRATAPADRGPFWPGGSRLAISISMQFEAGAQPERGASGPFPPLDPRYPDYPMQTWYAYGVREGIPRLLDLWERTGVTVTSHMVGQAVERHPELAREIVARGHEAAGHGQTWEPQYSMSAAQERASYVQSIASIERATGVRPVGFNAFWMRGSPHTLSILQSLGFLYHIDDLSRDEPSRLQVGGKPFVVVPYTVRNNDIVRFDSPATSVDDFLGELKADFDVLYAEGATRRRMMSISAHDRISGTPARVQALERFIRYAQGHPGVAFLRKDEIARFILGARDVPAA, via the coding sequence ATGCCTACCACTCCTTCTCATCCCGAAGCCCCCGCCCGCCGGCGCTTTCTCGGCCAGGCCGCGCTGCTGGGCGCCGCCTTGCCTGGGCTGGCCGCCGCCCAGGCACAGGACGCCGGCGGCGGATCGCCGCATCGCGCCACCGCGCCAGCCGACCGTGGGCCGTTCTGGCCCGGCGGCTCGCGCCTGGCGATCTCGATCTCCATGCAGTTCGAGGCCGGCGCCCAGCCGGAGCGCGGTGCCAGCGGACCGTTCCCGCCACTGGACCCCAGATATCCCGACTACCCCATGCAGACCTGGTACGCCTATGGCGTGCGCGAAGGCATTCCACGCCTGCTGGACCTGTGGGAACGCACGGGGGTCACGGTGACGTCCCACATGGTCGGCCAGGCGGTGGAACGCCACCCCGAGCTTGCACGCGAGATCGTGGCGCGCGGGCATGAGGCCGCCGGCCATGGCCAGACCTGGGAACCGCAGTACAGCATGTCCGCCGCGCAGGAGCGGGCCAGTTACGTGCAGAGCATCGCCAGCATCGAGCGCGCCACCGGCGTGCGGCCGGTCGGTTTCAATGCGTTCTGGATGCGCGGCTCGCCCCATACCCTGTCCATCCTGCAGTCGCTCGGCTTCCTCTATCACATCGACGACCTCAGCCGCGATGAACCGTCGCGACTGCAGGTCGGTGGCAAGCCCTTCGTAGTGGTGCCGTACACGGTGCGCAACAACGATATCGTCCGCTTCGATTCGCCGGCCACCAGCGTGGACGATTTTCTCGGCGAACTGAAGGCCGATTTCGACGTGCTCTACGCGGAAGGCGCGACGCGCCGCCGCATGATGTCCATCAGCGCGCACGACCGCATTTCCGGCACCCCGGCGCGGGTGCAGGCGCTGGAACGCTTCATCCGCTACGCGCAGGGGCACCCTGGCGTGGCGTTCCTGCGCAAGGATGAGATCGCACGCTTCATCCTCGGCGCGCGCGATGTACCTGCCGCTTGA
- a CDS encoding ester cyclase, with protein MSLSHLHPARVAAHCALAVLTLCGTAPAPALAGVDDHLVLPLHVAGADLEAANPALLAARRYATFWHTGEPRYAEAALAPDFLDRTLPPGRTQGRQGPLQASLAFRAAVPDLSAELEDVVIAGDRVSVRLRFHGHFTGHFGTAAGAGQAIDFQAFDLYRIAEGRIAENWHLEDNLGLMQQMGLAARQ; from the coding sequence ATGTCCCTTAGCCATCTGCATCCCGCCCGCGTCGCCGCGCACTGCGCCCTGGCCGTCCTTACCCTGTGCGGAACCGCCCCCGCGCCGGCATTGGCCGGCGTGGACGACCACCTGGTCCTGCCGCTGCACGTCGCAGGCGCCGACCTCGAAGCGGCGAACCCGGCCCTGCTCGCCGCGCGCCGCTACGCCACCTTCTGGCACACCGGCGAGCCGCGCTATGCCGAGGCCGCACTGGCCCCGGACTTCCTCGACCGCACGCTGCCCCCCGGACGCACGCAGGGAAGGCAGGGCCCGCTGCAGGCGTCGCTCGCGTTCCGCGCTGCCGTGCCCGACCTGAGCGCCGAACTGGAAGATGTCGTGATTGCCGGCGACCGCGTGTCCGTGCGCCTGCGCTTCCACGGGCATTTCACCGGCCACTTCGGCACGGCCGCCGGCGCGGGCCAGGCCATCGACTTCCAGGCCTTCGACCTGTATCGGATCGCGGAAGGCCGCATCGCGGAAAACTGGCACCTGGAAGACAACCTCGGCCTGATGCAGCAGATGGGACTGGCTGCGCGGCAATAG
- a CDS encoding TonB-dependent receptor, with translation MAGAPRVVAAARLGYRVPFVPGLRVGVDGKFTGCTQLRQASNLSVPGYMVFHLGASYTTRLSGYDVTLRAAVTNLADRRYGEFQYADYIKPGDPRSVSLNARIDF, from the coding sequence GTGGCCGGCGCGCCGCGCGTGGTGGCCGCCGCGCGGCTGGGCTACCGCGTGCCTTTCGTGCCGGGGCTGCGCGTCGGCGTCGACGGCAAGTTCACGGGCTGCACCCAGCTGCGCCAGGCCAGCAACCTGTCGGTGCCGGGCTATATGGTGTTCCATCTCGGCGCGAGCTACACCACGCGCTTGTCCGGCTACGACGTGACGCTGCGCGCCGCCGTCACCAACCTGGCCGACCGCCGTTACGGGGAGTTCCAGTATGCCGACTACATCAAGCCGGGCGATCCGCGCAGCGTCAGCCTGAACGCCAGGATCGACTTCTGA